In a single window of the Actinomycetota bacterium genome:
- the pafA gene encoding Pup--protein ligase codes for MERRIFGLENEYGVTCTLRGQRRLSPDEVARYLFRRVVSWGRSSNVFLQNGARLYLDVGSHPEYATPECDSLYDVVVHDKAGERILESLLNSAEQRLREEGIRGTIYLFKNNTDSAGNSYGCHENYSTSRDDDLGHYAEVLIPFLVSRQIYTGAGKVLQTARGPVYSISQRAEHIWEGVSSATTRSRPIINTRDEPHADAERYRRLHVIVGDSNMSEYTTFLKVGAAACMLRMIEDPAVVLRDMTLENPIRAIREISHDMTCRRTVRLANGREVSALDIQREYLDRALRYSAAKGFPPLEQRALEMWEHCVTTLENDPLKLDREVDWVIKYRLIEAFRAKHGLALGHARVQLVDLQYHDLCRDRGLYYKLQDHGLVERVCSDADITDAIDIPPQTTRARLRGEFIKRAKERKRDYTVDWVHLKLNDQAQRTVLCKDPFKSRDERVEKLIASL; via the coding sequence ATGGAGCGCCGGATATTCGGCCTCGAGAACGAATACGGCGTCACCTGCACGCTGCGCGGCCAGCGTCGCCTGAGCCCCGACGAGGTCGCCCGTTACCTGTTCCGGCGCGTCGTCTCCTGGGGGCGCAGCTCCAACGTCTTCTTGCAGAACGGGGCGCGGCTCTACCTCGACGTCGGGTCCCACCCCGAGTACGCGACCCCGGAGTGCGATTCGCTGTACGACGTGGTCGTGCACGACAAGGCCGGCGAGCGCATCCTCGAGTCGCTGCTCAACTCGGCCGAGCAGCGACTGCGCGAGGAGGGGATCCGGGGAACGATCTACCTGTTCAAGAACAACACCGACTCGGCCGGCAACTCCTACGGCTGTCACGAGAACTACTCGACGAGCCGCGACGACGACCTCGGCCACTACGCCGAGGTGCTCATCCCGTTCCTCGTCTCCCGCCAGATCTACACCGGGGCCGGCAAGGTGCTGCAGACGGCGAGGGGCCCGGTGTACTCCATCTCGCAGCGTGCCGAGCACATCTGGGAAGGGGTCAGCTCGGCCACCACCCGCAGCCGCCCGATCATCAACACGCGTGATGAGCCCCACGCCGACGCCGAGCGCTACCGCCGCCTCCACGTGATCGTCGGCGACTCGAACATGAGCGAGTACACCACCTTCTTGAAGGTCGGCGCGGCTGCCTGCATGCTGAGGATGATCGAGGATCCGGCGGTCGTGCTGCGCGACATGACGCTCGAGAACCCCATCCGCGCCATCCGCGAGATCAGCCACGACATGACTTGCCGGCGCACGGTACGCCTCGCCAACGGGCGCGAGGTGAGTGCGCTCGACATCCAGCGGGAGTACCTCGACCGGGCCCTGCGCTATTCCGCCGCAAAGGGCTTCCCGCCGCTCGAGCAGCGGGCACTCGAGATGTGGGAGCACTGTGTGACCACGCTGGAGAACGACCCGCTGAAGCTCGACCGCGAGGTCGACTGGGTGATCAAGTACCGCCTGATCGAGGCATTCCGCGCGAAGCACGGCCTGGCGCTCGGCCACGCGCGCGTGCAGCTCGTCGACCTGCAGTACCACGACCTCTGTCGTGACCGCGGCCTCTACTACAAGCTGCAAGACCACGGGCTGGTCGAGCGGGTGTGCAGCGACGCCGACATCACCGACGCCATCGACATCCCGCCACAGACGACGAGGGCCAGGTTGCGCGGTGAGTTCATCAAGCGCGCCAAGGAGCGCAAGCGCGACTACACGGTCGACTGGGTGCACCTCAAGCTGAACGACCAGGCCCAGCGCACGGTGCTGTGCAAGGACCCGTTCAAGAGCCGCGACGAGCGCGTCGAGAAGTTGATCGCCTCGCTGTGA
- a CDS encoding biotin-dependent carboxyltransferase family protein, producing the protein MSPRGSVEVVRAGLATSVQDLGRPGLAEIGVTRSGAVDAGALAIANRLVGNPAGAPGFETCGGLALRATVAMLVAVSGAEVDAIGVDGASVSRHTPVSVPAGALLTVGAAVSGLRCYVAVRGGVRPEPVLGSCSWDSLGRIGPPPPQPGELLAIGADPRTTIAADTAPERPRRERVRLWPGPRLDWFDPDDVAAIVVVDWRVRPDSDRVGARLTGRALRRVVDAELPSEPLVPGAIQVPSGGLPIVMLADHPTTGGYPVIAVVDPDDLGIVAQAAPGSVLRFEWARRSPSRR; encoded by the coding sequence GTGAGCCCGCGGGGATCGGTCGAGGTGGTCCGAGCTGGATTGGCCACATCCGTGCAGGACCTCGGCCGGCCCGGCCTGGCCGAGATAGGGGTGACCCGCTCGGGCGCGGTCGACGCCGGAGCGCTGGCGATCGCCAACCGCCTCGTCGGCAACCCTGCCGGCGCGCCGGGGTTCGAGACCTGCGGCGGGCTGGCCCTTCGCGCGACGGTGGCGATGCTCGTGGCGGTGTCCGGCGCCGAGGTGGACGCGATCGGCGTCGACGGCGCATCCGTGTCGCGGCACACCCCCGTGTCGGTGCCCGCCGGAGCGCTGCTCACCGTCGGCGCCGCCGTGTCGGGGCTGCGCTGCTACGTGGCCGTGCGCGGGGGAGTGCGCCCCGAGCCTGTGCTCGGGTCGTGCTCGTGGGACTCGCTCGGGCGGATCGGACCGCCTCCGCCCCAGCCCGGCGAGCTGCTGGCGATCGGCGCCGACCCGCGCACCACGATCGCCGCGGACACCGCGCCGGAGCGTCCACGTCGTGAGCGGGTACGGCTGTGGCCAGGCCCGCGGCTCGACTGGTTCGATCCCGACGATGTCGCCGCCATCGTGGTGGTCGACTGGAGGGTCAGGCCCGACAGCGACCGCGTCGGCGCCCGCCTCACCGGACGCGCGCTGCGCCGCGTCGTCGATGCCGAACTGCCGAGCGAGCCCCTCGTTCCCGGGGCGATCCAGGTGCCGAGTGGCGGGCTGCCGATCGTGATGCTCGCCGACCACCCGACGACTGGCGGCTACCCGGTGATCGCCGTCGTCGATCCCGACGACCTCGGCATCGTCGCCCAGGCAGCCCCCGGTTCCGTGCTGCGCTTCGAATGGGCCCGACGCTCGCCGTCGCGCCGCTAG
- a CDS encoding allophanate hydrolase subunit 1: MSWQLLPYGPDAVLVELDSAAGVVAVASAVRASGPAWVIDVVPAARTVLVRAARGALVEAEIAALVAVAAEQRSAPPMGRGETVELPVSYAGEDLDHVASLVGCDAREVVAMHSGAEYVVAFCGFSPGFAYLSGLVPALHLPRRAEPRARVPAGSVAIAAEYTAVYPTSSPGGWHLLGRTTADLWQPSRHPPALLVPGTVVYFVETRSAKGPR; this comes from the coding sequence ATGAGCTGGCAGCTGCTGCCGTACGGCCCCGACGCCGTGCTGGTCGAGCTCGACTCGGCCGCCGGGGTGGTGGCCGTGGCGTCGGCGGTGAGGGCGAGCGGCCCCGCGTGGGTGATCGACGTGGTGCCGGCGGCCCGCACCGTGCTGGTGCGCGCCGCACGCGGCGCGCTCGTCGAGGCGGAGATCGCCGCGCTGGTCGCGGTCGCGGCCGAGCAAAGGTCTGCGCCGCCCATGGGGCGGGGCGAGACGGTGGAGCTGCCGGTCAGCTACGCCGGCGAGGATCTCGATCACGTCGCCTCGTTGGTGGGCTGTGACGCCCGCGAGGTGGTCGCGATGCACAGCGGCGCCGAGTACGTCGTCGCGTTCTGCGGCTTCTCGCCCGGCTTCGCCTACCTGAGCGGGCTCGTCCCGGCGCTGCACCTGCCCCGGCGCGCCGAGCCGCGGGCGCGGGTGCCTGCTGGCTCGGTAGCGATCGCCGCCGAGTACACCGCCGTCTACCCGACGTCCTCCCCGGGAGGGTGGCACCTGCTCGGGCGCACCACGGCCGACCTGTGGCAGCCCTCCCGTCACCCTCCGGCGCTGCTCGTGCCCGGCACGGTCGTGTACTTCGTCGAAACGCGGTCAGCGAAGGGCCCGCGGTGA
- a CDS encoding LamB/YcsF family protein, which produces MGAGVDLNSDLGEGFGVWRLGDDDALLQVVTSANVACGFHAGDPSIMRRVCVRAAAAGVALGAQVSYPDLVGFGRRFLDIEPAALRDAVLYQLGALDSFARAAGTSVRYVKPHGALYHATVHDPLQAAAVVDAAAEYSAHLAVLGLPGSLLLRRAEEVGLRPVGEAFADRGYQANGELVPRGMANDVVADADTVARRVVQLALDRTVVAVDGSIVRVEAESICVHGDSPGAVELARSARRALEAAGVELSPFAPR; this is translated from the coding sequence ATGGGTGCTGGCGTCGACCTGAACAGCGATCTCGGCGAGGGTTTCGGGGTCTGGCGCCTCGGTGACGACGACGCCCTGCTCCAGGTGGTCACCAGCGCGAACGTCGCCTGCGGCTTCCATGCCGGAGATCCGTCGATCATGCGTCGCGTCTGCGTGCGCGCCGCGGCCGCCGGCGTGGCCCTCGGCGCCCAGGTGTCCTACCCCGACCTGGTCGGGTTCGGCCGGCGGTTCCTCGACATCGAACCCGCGGCGCTGCGTGACGCGGTGCTGTACCAGCTCGGTGCGCTCGACTCGTTCGCCCGCGCGGCAGGAACGTCGGTGCGCTACGTCAAGCCCCACGGCGCGTTGTACCACGCCACCGTGCACGATCCCTTGCAGGCGGCGGCCGTCGTCGACGCGGCAGCCGAGTACTCGGCGCACCTGGCGGTGCTCGGCCTGCCGGGCTCGCTGCTGCTGCGACGAGCGGAGGAGGTCGGTCTACGACCCGTGGGCGAGGCCTTCGCCGACCGTGGGTACCAGGCGAACGGCGAGCTGGTACCCCGTGGCATGGCGAACGACGTCGTCGCCGACGCAGACACGGTGGCGCGCCGGGTGGTGCAGCTCGCCCTCGATCGCACCGTGGTCGCCGTCGACGGCAGCATCGTGCGGGTGGAGGCGGAGTCGATCTGCGTGCACGGTGATTCGCCCGGCGCGGTCGAGCTGGCCCGATCGGCGCGCCGCGCGCTCGAGGCCGCCGGCGTCGAGCTGTCGCCGTTCGCCCCGCGATGA
- a CDS encoding response regulator transcription factor: MRVLLVDGDHKEGDLVAAQLAERGHDVVRCFDETDKHLCRGVHDLDACPLEGDGVDVTVLIRDQNRPPQLREMGAVCSIRHRVPVVEAYAHDEAPFVGYVTQGGTAVVEAVEEAGVPDRPGHEAAIEARLATVPAVARLGKMPGVDVTKDLKRLVVTLDLPTEVSEADVQSVVTWAVQAVRDYDPYTPVVDVVVRRI; the protein is encoded by the coding sequence ATGCGAGTACTGCTGGTCGACGGAGATCACAAGGAAGGCGACCTGGTCGCCGCTCAGCTCGCGGAGCGCGGCCACGACGTGGTGCGGTGCTTCGACGAGACCGACAAGCACCTGTGCCGCGGCGTCCACGACCTCGACGCGTGCCCGCTCGAGGGCGACGGTGTCGACGTGACGGTCCTCATCCGCGACCAGAACCGTCCACCTCAGCTCCGTGAGATGGGTGCGGTGTGCTCCATTCGTCACCGGGTTCCGGTGGTCGAGGCATACGCCCACGACGAAGCGCCGTTCGTGGGCTACGTGACGCAAGGGGGTACGGCCGTGGTGGAGGCAGTCGAGGAAGCGGGTGTTCCGGACCGACCGGGCCACGAGGCCGCGATCGAAGCTCGCCTCGCGACCGTCCCCGCAGTCGCGCGGCTCGGCAAGATGCCCGGCGTCGACGTGACGAAAGACTTGAAGCGCCTCGTCGTGACGCTCGACCTGCCGACCGAGGTGAGCGAGGCCGACGTGCAGAGCGTGGTCACCTGGGCAGTGCAGGCCGTGCGTGACTACGACCCGTACACCCCGGTGGTCGACGTCGTCGTGCGTCGCATCTGA
- the prcA gene encoding proteasome subunit alpha has translation MNMPFYVAPEQVMKDRADYARKGIARGRAMVAVRYDDGIALVAENPSNTLRKVSEIYDRIAFAGVGKYNEFDQLRVAGVRAADLKGYQYSRDDVDARSLANQYAQILGQIFTHEMKPMEVEILVAEVGLAGPDDQLFHILYDGTVMDEERFSVLGGDADSISERLTAAWHADLTLVEAVQVGRGALAGDRQLGPDELEVAVLARSNGRRCFRRLELAEVADALGEEFVESPTDAAAPPDGPHAGDAPEAPLTPLTPPE, from the coding sequence GTGAACATGCCGTTCTACGTCGCCCCCGAGCAGGTGATGAAGGACCGCGCCGACTATGCGCGCAAGGGCATCGCCCGTGGGCGGGCAATGGTCGCGGTGCGCTACGACGACGGCATCGCGCTGGTCGCCGAGAACCCTTCGAACACCTTGCGCAAGGTGAGCGAGATCTACGACCGGATCGCGTTCGCCGGCGTCGGCAAGTACAACGAGTTCGACCAGCTCCGCGTCGCCGGCGTACGAGCGGCCGACCTGAAGGGCTATCAGTACTCGCGCGACGACGTCGACGCGCGCAGCCTCGCCAACCAGTACGCGCAGATCCTCGGCCAGATCTTCACGCACGAGATGAAGCCGATGGAGGTCGAGATCCTCGTCGCCGAGGTGGGCCTCGCCGGCCCCGACGATCAGCTGTTCCACATCCTCTACGACGGCACGGTGATGGACGAGGAGCGCTTCAGCGTGCTCGGCGGCGACGCCGACTCCATCTCGGAGCGCCTGACTGCGGCGTGGCATGCCGACCTGACGCTCGTCGAAGCGGTACAGGTGGGACGCGGGGCACTTGCCGGTGACCGTCAGCTCGGCCCCGACGAGCTGGAGGTGGCCGTGCTGGCTCGCTCCAACGGGCGACGCTGCTTCCGCCGTCTCGAGCTGGCCGAGGTCGCCGACGCGCTCGGAGAGGAATTCGTCGAGTCGCCGACCGACGCCGCGGCTCCGCCCGACGGGCCTCACGCGGGCGACGCGCCGGAGGCGCCGTTGACCCCGCTCACCCCTCCGGAGTGA
- the prcB gene encoding proteasome subunit beta yields the protein MSMPIFAPGDDPGSSFPELVRRIGLPATPAAGAVEGLDIPHATTCVALRFADGVVMGGDRRATSGNLISHRSMEKVVQADRHSGVAIAGAAGPAMEMIKIFQLQLEHYEKVEGRSLSLEGKANQLSMMVRGNLPAAMQGMVVVPLFAGFDVLRQVGRLWAYDVTGGRYEEREYVATGSGSLHAGTVLKVGYQREMSGDAAIELVARALWEAADADSATGGPDALRGIYPVVATITADGWRRLDDADLAERYQQIAAGFREVHGP from the coding sequence ATGTCGATGCCGATCTTCGCCCCGGGTGACGACCCCGGGTCGAGCTTTCCAGAGCTCGTGCGCCGCATCGGCCTGCCGGCGACGCCTGCCGCGGGTGCGGTCGAGGGTCTCGACATCCCTCACGCGACGACCTGTGTGGCGCTGCGCTTCGCCGACGGCGTGGTGATGGGTGGTGACCGGCGCGCGACCAGTGGCAACCTGATCAGCCATCGCAGCATGGAAAAGGTGGTGCAGGCCGACCGCCACAGCGGTGTCGCGATCGCCGGCGCCGCGGGCCCGGCGATGGAGATGATCAAGATCTTCCAGCTCCAGCTCGAGCACTACGAAAAGGTCGAGGGCCGTTCGCTCAGCCTGGAGGGCAAGGCCAACCAGCTCTCGATGATGGTTCGCGGCAATCTCCCGGCAGCGATGCAGGGGATGGTCGTGGTGCCGCTCTTCGCCGGCTTCGACGTGTTGCGCCAAGTCGGGCGGCTGTGGGCCTACGACGTCACCGGCGGCCGGTACGAAGAGCGCGAGTACGTGGCCACGGGCTCGGGCAGCTTGCACGCCGGCACCGTGTTGAAGGTCGGCTACCAGCGGGAGATGTCCGGCGACGCGGCGATCGAGCTCGTCGCCCGAGCGCTGTGGGAGGCCGCCGACGCCGACTCCGCGACGGGCGGGCCCGACGCGCTGCGCGGCATCTACCCCGTGGTGGCCACGATCACTGCCGACGGCTGGCGGCGTCTCGACGACGCCGACCTCGCCGAGCGCTACCAGCAGATCGCCGCCGGGTTCCGGGAGGTGCACGGCCCGTGA
- a CDS encoding ubiquitin-like protein Pup: MAERIQKQKSAPSREAEVAEEVAAPGEQGEKLKAELDDLLDEIDEVLEANAEDFVKSYIQKGGQ; encoded by the coding sequence ATGGCAGAGCGAATCCAGAAGCAGAAGTCGGCCCCGAGCCGTGAGGCCGAGGTCGCCGAAGAAGTAGCCGCGCCTGGCGAGCAGGGCGAGAAGCTGAAGGCCGAGCTCGACGACCTGCTCGACGAGATCGACGAGGTGCTCGAGGCCAATGCGGAGGACTTCGTCAAGTCCTACATCCAAAAGGGCGGTCAGTAG
- a CDS encoding proteasome accessory factor PafA2, with protein sequence MAIPKVCGIETEYGIQVRGADTNPVAASSVLINSYVSGTSRKVSWDFEDEHPGNDARGFTYEDVFPPEVDTHLVNAVLTNGARYYVDHAHPELSTPECRTALEVVRYDRAAEEIVRRSMDFARSALPDGAELVVYKNNSDGKGNSYGCHENYLLARELPFARVVAQVTPHFVTRQVFAGAGKVGCELPGTDAVEVPFQLSQRADFFEEEVGLETTLKRPIVNTRDEPHCDPQKYRRLHVIVGDANMSEVATYLKVGTTAIVLAMIEDDVVGQDLALGNPVAAIRQVSHDPSLRRTIMLRDGSRATALEVQWALLERAQKYERSHGLECVDEAVGADLLRHWELVLAGLEHDPSTVADVVDWVAKQRLVVGYAERHDLGPSDSRLKAIDLQYHDLRAGRGLSERVGLRQIVDADEVARAVTEPPSSTRAFFRGRCLQKWPDDIVAANWDSMVFDVGREPLRRVPMMEPLRGTADMVGRLIDECDTAAELLARLEA encoded by the coding sequence ATGGCCATCCCCAAGGTCTGCGGCATCGAGACCGAGTACGGGATCCAGGTTCGCGGCGCCGACACGAACCCGGTGGCTGCGTCGAGCGTGCTCATCAACTCCTACGTCAGCGGCACCAGCCGCAAGGTCAGCTGGGACTTCGAGGACGAGCACCCGGGCAACGACGCCCGCGGCTTCACCTACGAAGACGTCTTCCCGCCCGAGGTCGACACCCACCTGGTCAACGCGGTGCTCACGAACGGTGCCCGCTACTACGTCGACCATGCTCATCCGGAGCTGTCGACGCCCGAGTGCCGTACTGCGCTCGAGGTGGTGCGCTACGACCGAGCCGCGGAAGAGATCGTGCGGCGCTCGATGGACTTCGCCAGGTCGGCGTTGCCCGACGGAGCCGAGCTCGTCGTCTACAAGAACAACAGCGACGGCAAGGGAAACAGCTACGGGTGCCACGAGAACTACCTGCTCGCGCGGGAGCTGCCGTTCGCGCGGGTCGTCGCCCAGGTGACGCCGCACTTCGTCACCCGCCAGGTGTTCGCCGGAGCCGGCAAGGTCGGCTGCGAGCTGCCCGGAACCGACGCGGTCGAGGTGCCGTTCCAGCTCAGCCAGCGCGCCGACTTCTTCGAAGAAGAGGTCGGGCTGGAGACCACGTTGAAGCGCCCGATCGTCAACACCCGTGACGAGCCGCACTGCGACCCGCAGAAGTACCGCCGGCTGCACGTGATCGTCGGCGACGCCAACATGAGCGAGGTGGCCACCTACTTGAAGGTGGGCACGACGGCGATCGTGCTGGCGATGATCGAAGACGACGTCGTCGGCCAGGACCTCGCGCTCGGCAATCCTGTCGCCGCGATTCGCCAGGTCAGCCACGACCCGAGTCTGCGGCGCACGATCATGCTGCGTGACGGCTCACGCGCCACTGCGCTCGAGGTGCAATGGGCGTTGCTCGAACGGGCCCAGAAGTACGAGCGCTCCCACGGTCTCGAATGCGTCGACGAAGCGGTGGGGGCCGACCTGCTGCGGCATTGGGAGCTCGTCCTCGCCGGGCTGGAGCACGATCCGTCGACCGTGGCCGACGTCGTCGACTGGGTCGCGAAGCAGCGCCTCGTCGTCGGCTACGCCGAGCGCCACGATCTCGGGCCGAGCGACTCGCGGCTGAAGGCGATCGATCTGCAGTACCACGACCTGCGCGCCGGGCGAGGGCTGTCCGAGCGAGTTGGTCTGCGACAGATCGTCGACGCCGACGAGGTCGCGCGGGCGGTCACCGAGCCGCCCTCCAGCACCAGAGCGTTCTTCCGTGGTCGGTGCCTGCAGAAATGGCCCGACGACATCGTCGCGGCCAACTGGGATTCGATGGTGTTCGACGTCGGCAGGGAACCGCTGCGGCGGGTTCCGATGATGGAACCGCTGCGCGGGACCGCCGACATGGTGGGTAGGTTGATCGACGAGTGCGACACCGCGGCCGAGCTGCTCGCTCGGCTCGAGGCTTAG
- the arc gene encoding proteasome ATPase, translating into MTSRDDGDENEVGLRSQVVLLEEEIGHLRRKLADSPKRLRQLEERLLETKGQLAQASAQNEKLSYTLREAREHISALRDEVDKLTQPPSAYGIVVGRNYDDETVDVLTSGRKMRVNLHPDIEADALELGAEVVLNESFNVVLARRPELVGEVVTVKDLLDDGVRAIVVGRADEELVCELADAVRGMHLRPGDTMRLDVHSNLLLERLPRPEVEDLLLEEVPDISYDDIGGLDEQIEQIADAVELPFLHQELFAEHRLPAPKGILLYGPPGCGKTLIAKAVANSLAKKVAAATGGEKGRSYFINIKGPELLNKYVGETERQIRMVFQRAREKSEEGWPVIVFFDEMDSMFRTRGSGISSDMESTIVPQLLAEIDGVEGLRNVIVIGATNREDLIDPAILRPGRLDVKIKIERPAENAAAQIFARYLTTDIPLSADEVASLGSGDPEAAVQRMIRSTVAEMYRDDHDNRFLEVTYQNGDKEILYFKDFASGAMIENIVRRAKKLAIKRFIAGGVKGVCTQDLLDSIRREYREHEDLPNTTNPDDWAKISGKKGERIVFIRTLVNEGRDRADLTGGRAIERVATGQYL; encoded by the coding sequence GTGACCTCTCGGGACGACGGTGACGAGAACGAGGTCGGTCTGCGGTCCCAGGTAGTGCTGCTCGAAGAAGAGATCGGCCACCTCCGCCGCAAGCTCGCCGACTCGCCCAAGCGCCTTCGCCAACTGGAGGAGCGCCTGCTCGAGACGAAGGGTCAGCTGGCGCAGGCCTCGGCGCAGAACGAAAAGCTCAGCTACACCCTGCGTGAGGCGCGCGAGCACATCTCCGCCCTGCGCGACGAGGTCGACAAGCTCACCCAGCCTCCGTCGGCGTACGGGATCGTGGTCGGGCGCAACTACGACGACGAAACCGTCGACGTGCTGACGAGCGGGCGCAAGATGCGCGTGAACCTGCACCCCGACATCGAAGCCGACGCCCTCGAGCTCGGTGCCGAGGTGGTGCTGAACGAGAGCTTCAACGTGGTCCTCGCCCGCCGGCCGGAACTGGTCGGCGAGGTGGTCACGGTGAAGGACCTGCTCGACGACGGCGTGCGGGCGATCGTCGTCGGTCGCGCCGACGAGGAGCTGGTTTGTGAGCTCGCCGACGCGGTCCGCGGGATGCACCTGCGCCCGGGCGACACGATGCGCCTCGACGTGCACTCCAACTTGTTGCTCGAGCGGCTGCCCCGCCCCGAGGTGGAAGACCTGCTGCTCGAAGAGGTGCCGGACATCTCCTACGACGACATCGGCGGGCTCGACGAGCAGATCGAGCAGATCGCCGATGCCGTCGAGCTGCCGTTCCTGCACCAGGAGCTGTTCGCCGAGCATCGCTTGCCGGCGCCGAAGGGGATCTTGCTCTACGGCCCGCCCGGCTGTGGCAAGACCCTCATCGCGAAGGCGGTCGCGAACAGCCTCGCGAAGAAGGTGGCCGCGGCCACGGGCGGCGAGAAGGGGCGCAGCTACTTCATCAACATCAAGGGCCCCGAGCTGCTCAACAAGTACGTCGGCGAGACCGAGCGCCAGATCCGCATGGTGTTCCAGCGGGCCCGGGAAAAGAGCGAGGAGGGGTGGCCGGTCATCGTGTTCTTCGACGAGATGGACTCGATGTTCCGCACCCGCGGCTCGGGCATCTCCTCGGACATGGAGTCCACCATCGTGCCCCAGCTACTCGCCGAGATCGACGGCGTCGAGGGGCTGCGCAACGTGATCGTGATCGGCGCGACGAACCGTGAAGACCTGATCGATCCGGCGATCCTGCGCCCCGGCCGCCTCGACGTGAAGATCAAGATCGAACGGCCGGCCGAGAACGCGGCGGCGCAGATCTTCGCCCGCTACCTCACCACCGACATACCTCTGTCCGCGGACGAGGTGGCCTCGCTCGGCAGCGGCGACCCCGAGGCCGCCGTCCAGCGGATGATCCGCTCCACCGTGGCCGAGATGTACCGCGACGACCACGACAACCGCTTCCTCGAGGTCACGTACCAGAACGGCGACAAGGAGATCCTCTACTTCAAGGACTTCGCCTCAGGGGCGATGATCGAGAACATCGTGCGCCGGGCGAAGAAGCTCGCCATCAAGCGGTTCATCGCCGGAGGGGTGAAGGGCGTTTGCACCCAGGACCTGCTCGACTCGATCAGGCGCGAATACCGCGAGCACGAGGACCTGCCGAACACGACGAACCCCGACGACTGGGCGAAGATCTCCGGCAAGAAGGGTGAGCGGATCGTGTTCATCCGCACTCTCGTCAACGAGGGCCGCGACCGCGCCGACCTCACCGGTGGCAGGGCGATCGAGCGGGTCGCCACCGGCCAGTACCTGTAG
- a CDS encoding ferredoxin, whose product MKVWIDQDLCTGDGLCEEIAPDVFTLLDDGLAYVKEGDKVFATAKGNPQGAEGMAEIPDGQLDAVIESAEECPGECIFIEP is encoded by the coding sequence ATGAAGGTCTGGATCGACCAGGATCTCTGCACCGGCGACGGCCTCTGCGAAGAGATCGCACCCGACGTGTTCACCCTGCTGGACGACGGGCTCGCGTACGTAAAAGAAGGCGACAAGGTCTTCGCCACCGCCAAGGGCAACCCCCAGGGGGCCGAAGGCATGGCCGAGATCCCCGACGGTCAGCTCGACGCCGTCATCGAGAGCGCCGAGGAGTGCCCCGGCGAGTGCATCTTCATCGAGCCCTGA
- a CDS encoding tRNA (adenine-N1)-methyltransferase, which produces MSAAAGRLFEFGDKVLLLDAKRRRYLVTLVEGGEFHTHAGFVPHGEIAGRPEGTRAVSTRGAKYLALRPTLEDFVVQMPRGAQVIYPKDLAPICMIADIGPGVRVLESGVGSGALSMTMLRWGAEIVGYELREDFANRARTNVREFVGAAALEHYRVELRDCYEGIDERDLDRVVLDLPEPWRVVPHAAGGALRAGGILIAYTPSIMQVSRVREALDTAAWSEQRTLEVLHRTWHVEGQAVRPDHRMVAHTGFLTAARYLG; this is translated from the coding sequence GTGAGCGCCGCCGCGGGCCGCCTGTTCGAGTTCGGCGACAAGGTGCTGTTGCTCGACGCCAAGCGGCGGCGGTACCTGGTGACGCTCGTCGAGGGGGGCGAGTTCCACACTCACGCCGGGTTCGTTCCCCACGGCGAGATCGCCGGCCGGCCCGAGGGCACTCGCGCGGTTTCCACGCGAGGAGCCAAGTACCTCGCCCTGCGCCCGACGCTCGAGGACTTCGTGGTGCAGATGCCGCGTGGGGCACAGGTGATCTACCCGAAGGACCTCGCGCCGATCTGCATGATCGCCGATATCGGACCGGGCGTCCGGGTGCTGGAGAGCGGGGTGGGCTCGGGGGCGCTGTCGATGACGATGCTGCGCTGGGGGGCCGAGATCGTCGGCTACGAGCTGCGCGAGGACTTCGCGAACCGGGCGCGCACGAACGTGCGTGAGTTCGTCGGCGCCGCGGCGTTGGAGCACTACCGGGTGGAGCTACGCGACTGCTACGAGGGCATCGACGAGCGCGACCTCGACCGCGTCGTGCTCGACCTGCCCGAGCCGTGGCGCGTCGTGCCTCACGCCGCGGGCGGGGCGCTCCGCGCGGGCGGGATCCTGATCGCGTACACCCCTTCGATCATGCAGGTGTCGCGCGTGAGAGAGGCTCTCGACACGGCGGCGTGGTCGGAGCAACGCACCTTGGAGGTGCTCCACCGCACGTGGCACGTCGAAGGACAAGCGGTGCGACCCGACCACCGCATGGTCGCGCACACCGGTTTTCTCACCGCCGCCCGGTACCTCGGCTGA